One segment of Haliotis asinina isolate JCU_RB_2024 chromosome 12, JCU_Hal_asi_v2, whole genome shotgun sequence DNA contains the following:
- the LOC137258632 gene encoding uncharacterized protein, producing the protein MPQWKRDPPCFSGIRHTPVPFSRERAEVLRAEVQSLLDKAAIEMVPEGQQEDGFYSTYFLVTKEDGGFRPILNLKGLNKFIEVPSFRMETLRSVISSVETGDWLTSIDLKDAYLHVPIHSEFKKYLRFSFDGKCYQFRVLPFSIFTAPRVFTKLMLIPAQLARSQGRSRLDHQSQEIRPDPYAGSGVLGGTVQYGTGDCFTSPRPHRQSSENCISVSRVPQSHSKNLASFAGHYGSYSGRGLACEVEDATHSTGVSPVVVPFGELRDCSRDSRLVESSPAVVDGSRKSVQGDPLRDTDTLPVNSDGRLPHRLGVRPGRTIGLGPLGRGRSYPTHQCVGIESSPPGVRELRGVSAGSSGSPRDGQPDCYDVYPEARRHSVSVTPSGGVAVSAVVRPSQHSGTPRFFLPGIDNVRADALSRRILAPHEWMLHRGIFRIISQLFGSFQVDLFASGSMNQIPVFCSRIPDPRAIATDAFLLDWTDRVLWAIPPVPLISRVLLQLTAQPARLLVLLAPLWSAQRRREEKGTARSVKKHGDGTAQSSKIQIWIKLFIPSDTCCPHLLNHHFTYDGQAHYLTDEEDGIDIDPSRAKDALPGRDPVNLQAKACLTRAEMMFRCSYLSLRHSSTDHPRHHKDRG; encoded by the exons atgccacagtggaagcgagacccTCCATGCTTCTCAGGGATTCGGCACACGCCGGTGCCGTTCTCCCGGGAAAGAGCAGAGGTCCTCCGTGCCGAGGTCCAGTCATTACTGGACAAGGCTGCCATCGAGATGGTTCCGGAAGGTCAACAAGAAGACGGGTTTTATTCCACgtacttccttgtgaccaaggaggacggagggttcagaccgatCTTGAATCTCAAAGGGCTGAACAAGTTCATAGAGGTTCCGTCCTTCAGGATGGAGACACTGCGGTCAGTGATCTCTTCCGTAGAGACAGGGGATTGGCTCACGTCAATCGATCTCAAGGACGCTTACCTCCATGTTCCGATACACTCCGAGTTCAagaaataccttcggttttcgttcgacgggaagtgttatcagtttcgGGTTCTACCCTTCAGCATCTTCACGGCgccgagggtgttcaccaaacttatgtTGATTCCGGCTCAGCtggccaggtcacagggcagat ctcggctggatcatcagtctcaagaaatcagacctGATCCCTACGCAGGATCTGGTGTTCTTGGGGGCACGGTTCAATACGGCACAGGGGATTGTTTCACTAGCCCCAGACCGCATCGTCAAAGTTCAGAGAACTGTATTTCAGTTTCTCGAGTTCCCCAGAGCCAcagcaagaacttggcttcatttGCTGGGCACTATGGCAGCTACAGTGGACGTGGTCTGGCGTGCGaggttgaggatgcgacccattcaaCAGGCGTTAGCCCAGTTGTGGTCCCATTCGGAGAGCTACGAGACTGTTCTCGAGACTCCCGCTTGGTGGAGTCCTCACCTGCAGTGGTGGACGGAAGTCGGAAATCTGTCCAGGGGGATCCCCTTAGAGACACCGACACCTTACCTGTCAATTCAGACGGACGCCTCCCTCACAGGCTGGGGGTGCGACCTGGGCGAACTATCGGTCTCGGGCCGTTGGGCCGAGGACGAAGTTACcctacacatcaatgtgttggaaTTGAGAGCAGTCCGCCGGGTGTTCGAGAGCTTCGTGGAGTCAGTGCGGGGTCAAGTGGTTcgcctagagatggacaaccagactgCTATGATGTATATCCAGAAGCAAGGCGGCACAGTGTCTCCGTCActccttcaggaggcgtggcagtttctGCTGTGGTGCGACCAAGTCAACATTCGGGTACTCCCCGTTTTTTTCTCCCGGGCATAGACAACGTCCGCGCAGATGCGCTATCGAGACGTATACTAGCCCCACAcgagtggatgctgcatcggggGATATTCAGGATTATTTCCCAGTTGTTCGGGTCGTTCCAggtagatctgtttgcctctgggtcGATGAATcagattcctgtgttttgcTCAAGGATACCAGATCCGAGAGCGATAGCCACCGACGCCTTTCTGCTCGACTGGACAGACAGAGTGCTGTGGGCAATCCCACCAGTTCCTCTGATCTCAAGAGTACTCTTGCAGCTGACCGCACAACCGGCTCGGCTACTTGTGCTTCTGGCACCGCTTTGGTCGGCTCAAA ggaggagagaagagaaagggacagccaggagTGTGAAAAAGCATGGAGATGGTACAGCACAG AGTTCTAAGATTCAGATTTGGATCAAGCTCTTCATCCCATCCGACACCTGCTGTCCACATCTCTTGAATCATCATTTTACCTACGATG GTCAAGCACATTATTTgacggatgaggaagacggcatAGACATCGATCCATCTCGTGCCAAAGATGCTCTACcgggg
- the LOC137258629 gene encoding uncharacterized protein, protein MSNQLTGGMLEDDACRDCPPSMSNQLTGGMLEDDACRDCPTSMSNQLTGGMLEDGACRDCPSSMSNQLTGGMLEDDACRDCPTSMSNQLTGGMLEDDACRDCPSSMSNQLTGGMLEDDACRDCPTSMSNQLTGGMLEDDACRDCPSSMSNQLTGGMLEDDACRDCPSSMSNQLTGGMLEDDACRDCPTSMSNQLTGGMLEDDACRDCPSSMSNQLTGGMLEDDACRDCPTSMSNQLTGGMLEDDACRDCPSSMSNQLTGGMLEDDACRDCPTSMSNQLTGGMLEDDACRDCPTSMSNQLTGGMLEDDACRDCPTSMSNQLIGGMLEDDACRDCPTSMSNQLTGGMLEDDACRECPPSICGIQETIIQRECLCYN, encoded by the coding sequence ATGAGTAATCAGTTGACTGGTGGCATGTTAGAGGATGATGCTTGTAGAGACTGCCCTCCTTCCATGAGTAATCAGTTGACTGGTGGCATGTTAGAGGATGATGCTTGTAGAGACTGCCCTACTTCCATGAGTAATCAGTTGACTGGTGGTATGTTAGAGGATGGTGCTTGTAGAGACTGCCCTTCTTCCATGAGTAATCAGTTGACTGGTGGCATGTTAGAGGATGATGCTTGTAGAGACTGCCCTACTTCCATGAGTAATCAGTTGACTGGTGGCATGTTAGAGGATGATGCTTGTAGAGACTGCCCTTCTTCCATGAGTAATCAGTTGACTGGTGGCATGTTAGAGGATGATGCTTGTAGAGACTGCCCTACTTCCATGAGTAATCAGTTGACTGGTGGCATGTTAGAGGATGATGCTTGTAGAGACTGCCCTTCTTCCATGAGTAATCAGTTGACTGGTGGCATGTTAGAGGATGATGCTTGTAGAGACTGCCCTTCTTCCATGAGTAATCAGTTGACTGGTGGCATGTTAGAGGATGATGCTTGTAGAGACTGCCCTACTTCGATGAGTAATCAGTTGACTGGTGGCATGTTAGAGGATGATGCTTGTAGAGACTGCCCTTCTTCCATGAGTAATCAGTTGACTGGTGGCATGTTAGAGGATGATGCTTGTAGAGACTGCCCTACTTCCATGAGTAATCAGTTGACTGGTGGTATGTTAGAGGATGATGCTTGTAGAGACTGCCCTTCTTCCATGAGTAATCAGTTGACTGGTGGCATGTTAGAGGATGATGCTTGTAGAGACTGCCCTACTTCCATGAGTAATCAGTTGACTGGTGGCATGTTAGAGGATGATGCTTGTAGAGACTGCCCTACTTCCATGAGTAATCAGTTGACTGGTGGCATGTTAGAGGATGATGCTTGTAGAGACTGCCCTACTTCCATGAGTAATCAGTTGATTGGTGGCATGTTAGAGGATGATGCTTGTAGAGACTGCCCTACTTCCATGAGTAATCAGTTGACTGGTGGTATGTTAGAGGATGATGCTTGTAGAGAATGCCCTCCTTCCATTTGTGGGATTCAGGAAACCATAATCCAAAGGGAATGTTTATGCTATAATTAG